Proteins found in one Sphingobium sp. V4 genomic segment:
- a CDS encoding peptidoglycan endopeptidase, producing the protein MSAVVARARALLGVPFRLHGRSDAGLDCVGLAALALGRADVPCGYGLRSGGVGRAEAWLRAAGLRPVDRGGAGDLALVRPGPLQLHLMIGTGEGFVHAHAGLGRVVETPGASPWPVIGWWSLE; encoded by the coding sequence ATGAGCGCGGTGGTGGCGCGGGCGCGCGCCTTGCTGGGCGTGCCGTTCCGGCTGCACGGGCGGAGTGACGCGGGGCTGGATTGCGTGGGGCTGGCGGCGCTGGCGCTCGGCAGGGCGGACGTGCCCTGCGGCTATGGGTTGCGCAGCGGGGGTGTCGGGCGGGCGGAAGCCTGGCTGAGGGCGGCGGGGTTGCGGCCGGTCGATCGCGGCGGGGCAGGCGACCTGGCGCTGGTGCGGCCGGGGCCGTTGCAGTTGCATCTGATGATCGGGACGGGCGAGGGCTTCGTCCACGCCCATGCCGGGCTGGGACGGGTGGTCGAGACGCCGGGAGCTTCGCCATGGCCGGTCATCGGGTGGTGGAGCCTCGAATAG
- a CDS encoding DUF2460 domain-containing protein produces MTIGYWLADARRGQEAGVLKRFAATHWTVNFPRPMMADVVTTAPDAVRVDAVFYGSGDLAGLIWEAEDRWSHPLLAYETSRDFRHCVLSFRWRSSGLRKLDETHGPTLTIEGRDEAGNPRAWYVRLWNHASGGPEDAVVTLDFAALVGGYELPEDADPVWAGDVDRMFISLVPPDYDEGDTPFATAQEGWAELGDISCDGAGSVLAVGDVMLPEHGLSMATGYDDCFNQTPERVVAAIHALGYRGAINHYVGMSHYFRLERLGAGLYVSLAGGVLNAPCAAWHRDFAGRAKALGFGVIWSLSYELFDAHCWNDWKQRAENGDPALTGWSPPSTLLSPAHGGAMGYLQAVAGAFIFIALEAGLPILFQVGEPWWWVMPGDGRICIYDDAARAALGGAPVSIASVWGALDGDQRDLLDAAGAVLAASTTALCAAVRAVAPDAVTHLLAYLPTILDPRAPEAKRANMPLGWASPAFDVLQLEDYDWVTEGRPNLTARGVALATGRLGYPVAEQHYLAGFVLLPEQAAQWRSIAAAAQASVARGTAATFVWALPQVCRDGFTCFSMDGEDDVQAFDDVLFPIAIGREASLAPAFSTQIVESVGGHERRSSDWADARLSFDAGPGVRSEADIAALIEFFRARRGAARGFRFTDPYDDRSGAPGVAPGPIDQRLGVGDGVRAEFRLTRHYGVGDEAQARIITRPVAGSIRVAADGVELTEGWSHAGLGVIAFDVAPAAGVVLTAGFRFDVPVRFAEDRLEINRATFAAGEAVSVPLVEIRE; encoded by the coding sequence ATGACTATAGGCTATTGGCTGGCCGATGCGCGGCGGGGGCAGGAGGCGGGCGTCCTCAAGCGCTTCGCCGCGACGCACTGGACGGTGAATTTTCCCCGGCCGATGATGGCGGACGTCGTTACCACCGCGCCGGATGCCGTGCGGGTGGATGCGGTCTTTTACGGGTCGGGCGATCTGGCGGGGCTGATCTGGGAAGCGGAGGATCGGTGGAGCCATCCCCTGCTTGCCTATGAGACGAGCCGGGATTTCCGGCATTGCGTGCTGTCCTTTCGCTGGCGGTCTTCGGGCCTGCGCAAACTGGACGAGACGCATGGGCCGACGCTGACGATCGAGGGGCGGGACGAGGCGGGCAACCCGCGCGCCTGGTATGTGCGCTTGTGGAACCATGCGAGCGGCGGGCCGGAAGATGCGGTGGTGACGCTGGATTTCGCCGCGCTGGTGGGCGGATATGAGCTGCCGGAGGATGCCGACCCGGTGTGGGCGGGGGATGTCGACCGGATGTTCATATCGCTGGTGCCGCCTGATTATGACGAGGGGGACACGCCCTTTGCCACGGCGCAGGAGGGCTGGGCGGAACTGGGCGACATAAGCTGCGACGGCGCGGGTTCGGTGCTGGCGGTGGGCGATGTGATGCTGCCCGAACATGGGCTGAGCATGGCGACCGGCTATGATGATTGTTTCAACCAGACGCCCGAGCGGGTCGTCGCGGCGATCCACGCGCTGGGCTATCGCGGGGCGATCAACCATTATGTGGGCATGAGCCATTATTTCCGGCTGGAGCGGCTGGGTGCGGGGCTGTACGTCAGTCTGGCGGGCGGGGTGCTGAACGCGCCCTGCGCGGCGTGGCACCGGGATTTTGCAGGGCGGGCGAAGGCGCTGGGGTTCGGCGTCATCTGGTCGCTATCCTATGAATTGTTCGACGCCCATTGCTGGAACGACTGGAAGCAAAGGGCGGAAAATGGCGATCCGGCGCTGACCGGATGGTCGCCGCCCTCGACCCTGTTGTCGCCGGCGCATGGCGGGGCGATGGGCTATTTGCAGGCGGTGGCGGGAGCGTTTATTTTCATCGCCTTGGAGGCGGGCCTGCCGATCCTGTTCCAGGTCGGCGAACCCTGGTGGTGGGTGATGCCGGGGGATGGGCGGATATGCATCTATGATGATGCGGCGCGGGCGGCGCTTGGCGGGGCGCCGGTTTCGATCGCGAGCGTGTGGGGCGCGTTGGATGGCGATCAGCGGGATCTGCTGGATGCGGCGGGGGCCGTGCTGGCGGCTTCGACAACGGCCTTGTGCGCAGCGGTCAGGGCGGTGGCGCCCGACGCGGTGACGCATCTGCTGGCTTATCTGCCGACGATCCTCGATCCGCGCGCGCCCGAGGCCAAGCGGGCGAACATGCCGCTGGGATGGGCTTCACCCGCCTTCGACGTGCTGCAGCTGGAAGATTATGACTGGGTGACGGAGGGGCGGCCGAACCTGACCGCGCGGGGCGTGGCGCTGGCGACCGGCCGGCTGGGCTATCCGGTTGCGGAGCAGCATTATCTGGCGGGCTTCGTGCTGCTGCCGGAACAGGCCGCGCAATGGCGCTCGATCGCGGCGGCGGCGCAGGCGTCGGTGGCGCGGGGGACGGCGGCGACCTTTGTCTGGGCGCTGCCGCAGGTGTGCCGCGACGGCTTTACCTGTTTCAGCATGGATGGGGAGGATGATGTGCAAGCCTTTGACGATGTGCTGTTTCCGATCGCGATCGGGCGCGAGGCGAGCCTGGCGCCAGCCTTTTCGACGCAGATCGTCGAGAGCGTGGGCGGCCATGAGAGGCGGTCGAGCGACTGGGCGGATGCGCGGCTGTCCTTTGATGCCGGGCCGGGCGTGCGATCCGAGGCGGACATCGCGGCGCTGATCGAATTTTTCCGGGCGCGGCGCGGGGCGGCGCGCGGGTTTCGCTTCACCGACCCCTATGATGATCGCAGCGGCGCGCCGGGCGTGGCGCCGGGGCCGATCGACCAGCGACTGGGCGTGGGCGACGGGGTGCGCGCCGAATTCCGGCTGACGCGCCATTATGGCGTGGGCGATGAGGCGCAGGCGCGGATCATCACCCGGCCGGTGGCGGGGAGCATCAGGGTCGCGGCCGATGGTGTGGAACTGACCGAGGGATGGAGCCATGCGGGGCTGGGGGTGATCGCGTTCGACGTGGCGCCGGCGGCGGGGGTGGTGCTGACCGCCGGTTTCCGGTTCGACGTGCCGGTGCGCTTTGCCGAGGACCGGCTGGAGATCAACCGGGCGACCTTTGCCGCGGGCGAGGCGGTGTCGGTGCCGCTGGTGGAGATACGCGAATGA
- a CDS encoding GTA-gp10 family protein: MSPGTNRERGETALELGGEALALRPSFAALVAAEAELGPLFDLVERAADGKLSLADLVGLFWHCLVDRERLTREALGDAVLAVGLARVTPVLKTILQQILAGK, encoded by the coding sequence ATGAGCCCGGGCACGAACCGCGAGCGCGGGGAGACGGCGCTGGAACTGGGCGGCGAGGCGCTGGCGTTGCGGCCGAGTTTCGCGGCTCTGGTGGCAGCGGAGGCGGAACTGGGGCCGCTTTTCGATCTGGTCGAGCGGGCGGCGGACGGGAAGCTGTCGCTCGCTGACCTGGTGGGCTTGTTCTGGCATTGCCTGGTGGATCGGGAGCGGTTGACGCGCGAGGCGCTGGGGGACGCGGTGCTGGCCGTCGGGCTGGCGCGGGTGACGCCGGTGCTCAAGACCATATTGCAGCAGATACTGGCGGGAAAATGA
- a CDS encoding DUF2793 domain-containing protein produces the protein MGMETTPRWALPLLLAGQAQKEMFHNEALVRIDALLHGRAESADLAVPPAGPAIGQCWIVAAGASGAWIGQEENIACWTEGGWRFVAPQAGARMAIADRGHELCHDGAEWSDAPLRSDGLYLEGEKVIGVRQPVIPDPSGGSLIDVEARNTIQAILATLRAHGLIYT, from the coding sequence ATGGGCATGGAGACGACACCGCGCTGGGCGCTGCCGCTGCTGTTGGCCGGGCAGGCCCAGAAGGAGATGTTCCACAACGAGGCGCTGGTGCGGATCGACGCGCTGTTGCACGGGCGGGCGGAGAGCGCCGACCTGGCGGTTCCGCCCGCCGGTCCGGCGATCGGGCAATGCTGGATCGTGGCTGCCGGGGCGAGCGGCGCGTGGATCGGGCAGGAGGAAAATATCGCCTGCTGGACCGAGGGCGGATGGCGCTTCGTGGCGCCGCAGGCGGGCGCGCGGATGGCGATTGCGGACCGGGGGCATGAACTGTGCCATGATGGCGCCGAATGGAGTGACGCTCCGCTGAGGAGCGACGGGCTTTATCTGGAGGGCGAGAAGGTGATAGGGGTGCGCCAGCCCGTCATCCCGGACCCGTCGGGAGGGAGCTTGATTGACGTCGAGGCCAGAAATACCATTCAGGCGATACTAGCGACGCTGCGAGCACATGGGCTCATATATACGTAA
- a CDS encoding tail tape measure protein: protein MDEEIETLVVRVRADTQGLNRDVEAMRGVLEGPLATGAERAGQRIEQGLLRAVRTGKFGFEDLKRIALTVLNDIAASALQSAAGGGSGGLVQLGTSVLSSALGLPGRATGGPVAPGRAYMVGERGPEMFVPTTSGQVVANGGGARDVRVSIAVNGRGGESEPRLLARSARQVARAVRGALER from the coding sequence ATGGACGAGGAAATCGAGACTTTGGTGGTGCGGGTGCGCGCCGATACGCAGGGGCTGAACCGCGATGTCGAGGCAATGCGGGGCGTGCTGGAAGGACCGCTGGCGACCGGGGCGGAGCGGGCCGGGCAGCGGATCGAGCAGGGGCTGCTGCGGGCGGTGCGGACGGGCAAGTTCGGCTTCGAGGATCTGAAGCGGATCGCGCTCACCGTGCTGAACGACATTGCCGCGAGCGCGCTGCAATCGGCGGCGGGCGGCGGGAGCGGCGGGCTGGTCCAACTGGGCACGAGCGTGTTGTCGTCGGCGCTGGGGCTGCCGGGGCGGGCGACCGGCGGGCCAGTGGCACCGGGGCGGGCCTATATGGTCGGCGAGCGCGGGCCGGAGATGTTCGTGCCGACGACGAGCGGGCAGGTCGTCGCGAACGGCGGCGGGGCGCGCGACGTGCGGGTGAGCATCGCGGTGAATGGCCGGGGCGGCGAGAGCGAGCCGCGATTGCTGGCGCGCAGCGCGCGGCAGGTCGCGCGGGCGGTGAGGGGAGCGCTGGAGCGATGA
- a CDS encoding phage tail assembly chaperone — translation MRRFAEAAGRLAGVAGWMLGWRPDEFWRATPAELATVLRAARGEEAPGEAGVDGAELRRLMGVMPD, via the coding sequence ATGAGGCGCTTTGCCGAGGCGGCGGGGCGGCTGGCCGGGGTGGCCGGATGGATGCTCGGCTGGCGGCCGGACGAGTTCTGGCGCGCGACCCCGGCGGAACTGGCCACGGTGCTGCGCGCGGCGCGGGGCGAGGAGGCGCCGGGCGAGGCGGGCGTCGATGGGGCGGAGTTGCGGCGGTTGATGGGGGTGATGCCGGATTAG
- a CDS encoding DUF3168 domain-containing protein — MSAEVAVRAAVIAALRGDGALMDQLNGLHDGEPARAGAPFGFVGECLGADWGGKDVEGREVRLTIGLVVADETPGRLAGMMARVDPAIGAAGTQDGWRIVSARLLRSRVARAGAAAGWRAVVDYRMRAVREGT; from the coding sequence ATGAGCGCGGAAGTGGCGGTGCGGGCGGCGGTGATCGCGGCGTTGCGGGGCGACGGGGCGCTGATGGATCAGCTCAACGGCCTCCATGACGGAGAGCCGGCACGGGCGGGCGCGCCCTTCGGCTTTGTCGGCGAATGCCTGGGCGCGGACTGGGGCGGGAAGGATGTCGAGGGGCGCGAGGTGCGGCTGACCATCGGGCTGGTCGTGGCGGACGAGACGCCGGGGCGGCTGGCGGGCATGATGGCGCGGGTCGATCCGGCGATCGGGGCGGCGGGGACGCAGGATGGCTGGCGGATCGTCAGCGCACGGCTGCTGCGATCGCGCGTGGCGCGGGCCGGTGCGGCGGCGGGATGGCGGGCGGTGGTGGATTACCGGATGCGGGCGGTGCGGGAGGGGACGTAG
- a CDS encoding phage tail protein: protein MGVEKGSAFLLKVGDGNMPATYATVAGMRTTQLSVNGEAVNITSKDSGGWRELLSGAGVRSVSVSAAGLFTGSDAEIRIRNHALSGMIAEYELSFESGERMRGRFLVTRLDYAGDYNGERNYALSLESSGPVVSE from the coding sequence ATGGGCGTCGAAAAAGGAAGCGCGTTTTTGCTGAAGGTGGGTGATGGAAACATGCCCGCAACATATGCAACGGTGGCAGGAATGCGGACTACCCAATTGTCCGTGAACGGCGAGGCGGTGAACATCACCAGCAAGGATTCGGGCGGCTGGCGCGAATTGCTGTCGGGCGCGGGGGTGCGGTCGGTGAGCGTGTCGGCTGCGGGGCTGTTCACCGGATCGGACGCGGAGATCCGCATCCGCAACCATGCGCTGTCGGGCATGATCGCGGAATATGAGCTGAGCTTCGAGAGCGGGGAGCGGATGCGCGGGCGGTTCCTGGTGACGCGGCTCGACTATGCCGGCGACTATAATGGCGAGCGCAATTACGCGCTGAGCCTGGAAAGCTCCGGCCCGGTGGTGTCGGAATGA
- a CDS encoding phage tail protein codes for MATVVLTAVGTAIGGPVGGAIGAVIGNVIDNQILFKPKGREGARLADLQLQTSSYGTQVPRLFGTMRVAGTVIWATELKETKSKSGGGKGRPSVTSYSYSASFAVALSARPIRSVRRIWADGNLLRGAAGDFKTELSGFRVHAGEEDQAVDPLIASAEGIALTPAHRGVAYVLFEDLALADYGNRIPSLTFEVEADATAVEIGTVAAELSGGRLAGEGLAALDGFAASGADVREAMAPLVEAHGLALRSDAAGLRLTGTAMAAEGEIGAAGLARRVNGQAVDPVERSGGAADSVPVALSLRHYDAARDYQAGVQRVVRPGPGRQEQGVELPVVMSADAARGVAAARLGAAWTGRATMALRCDWRALALMPGLVVSVEDVPGLWRIEEREWEAMAVRLSLRRVPGAGGSVPAGASSGAIVRPVDAPHGPTVLRLVDIPMLKEGLASAPLVVAAASGGAGWRSAALFVIGESGEATPIGRSAPRAVMGTAQDALPPGSATLIDERHRLAVTLLAGDMALLSGDEPGLAQGRNLCLAGRELIQFARAERIGAGRYRLSGLRRGLRGTEWAMATHEAGEDFLLIEEERLVEPLALAGTQAEPGSLLRLSAIGIGDVEPPQAVMAVTGEALMPPSPVHLHAQADGAGGWTIGWTRRSRNGWRWLSGSDTPLGEERELYAVAVMDGAAIVRRAETDAPGWTYAGTMIADDDMAGRTVAVEVRQVGTFATGRAGRIMISV; via the coding sequence ATGGCGACGGTGGTGCTGACGGCGGTGGGGACGGCGATCGGCGGGCCGGTCGGCGGCGCGATCGGCGCGGTGATCGGCAATGTCATCGACAATCAGATCCTGTTCAAGCCCAAGGGGCGCGAGGGCGCGCGGCTGGCCGACCTGCAATTGCAGACGTCGAGCTATGGCACGCAGGTGCCGAGGCTGTTCGGGACGATGCGGGTCGCCGGAACGGTGATCTGGGCGACGGAGCTGAAGGAGACGAAATCGAAGAGCGGCGGCGGCAAGGGGCGGCCGAGCGTCACCAGCTACAGCTATTCGGCGAGTTTCGCGGTGGCGCTGTCGGCGCGGCCGATCCGGTCCGTCAGGCGCATCTGGGCGGACGGCAACCTGCTGCGCGGGGCGGCGGGGGACTTCAAGACCGAGCTGTCGGGGTTTCGCGTCCATGCGGGCGAGGAAGACCAGGCGGTCGATCCGCTGATCGCGTCGGCCGAAGGGATCGCCCTGACGCCGGCGCATCGCGGCGTCGCCTATGTGCTGTTCGAGGATCTGGCGCTGGCCGACTATGGCAACCGCATTCCGTCCCTGACATTCGAGGTGGAGGCGGACGCAACGGCGGTGGAGATCGGCACGGTCGCCGCCGAACTGAGCGGAGGGCGGCTGGCGGGCGAGGGGCTGGCCGCGCTGGACGGCTTTGCCGCGAGCGGGGCGGATGTGCGCGAGGCGATGGCGCCGCTGGTCGAGGCGCATGGGCTGGCGCTGCGGTCGGACGCGGCGGGGCTGCGCCTGACCGGGACGGCCATGGCGGCCGAAGGCGAGATCGGCGCGGCGGGGCTGGCGCGGCGGGTGAACGGGCAGGCGGTCGACCCGGTCGAACGATCGGGCGGGGCGGCCGATAGCGTGCCGGTGGCGCTGAGCCTGCGCCATTATGACGCGGCGCGCGACTATCAGGCGGGGGTGCAGCGGGTGGTGCGGCCGGGACCGGGGCGGCAGGAGCAGGGCGTCGAGCTGCCGGTGGTGATGAGCGCGGATGCGGCGCGGGGGGTGGCGGCGGCGCGGCTGGGCGCGGCCTGGACGGGACGGGCGACGATGGCGCTGCGCTGCGACTGGCGCGCGCTGGCGCTGATGCCCGGCTTGGTGGTGTCGGTCGAGGACGTGCCGGGGCTGTGGCGGATCGAGGAACGCGAATGGGAGGCGATGGCGGTGCGGCTGTCGCTGCGCCGGGTCCCTGGCGCAGGCGGCAGCGTGCCGGCCGGCGCCTCTTCGGGAGCGATCGTGCGGCCGGTCGACGCGCCGCATGGGCCGACCGTCCTGCGGCTGGTGGACATACCGATGCTGAAGGAGGGGCTGGCGAGCGCACCGCTGGTCGTGGCGGCCGCGAGCGGCGGGGCGGGCTGGCGCAGCGCGGCGCTGTTCGTCATCGGGGAGAGCGGGGAGGCGACGCCGATCGGGCGGAGCGCGCCGCGCGCCGTGATGGGGACGGCGCAGGACGCCTTGCCGCCGGGCAGCGCGACGCTGATCGACGAGCGGCATAGGTTGGCCGTGACGCTGCTGGCCGGGGATATGGCGCTGCTGTCGGGCGACGAGCCCGGGCTGGCGCAGGGGCGGAATCTGTGCCTGGCCGGCCGGGAACTGATCCAGTTCGCAAGGGCGGAACGGATCGGGGCGGGGCGCTATCGGCTGAGCGGACTGCGGCGCGGGCTGCGCGGGACCGAATGGGCGATGGCGACGCATGAGGCGGGCGAGGATTTCCTGCTGATCGAGGAGGAGCGGCTGGTCGAGCCGCTGGCGCTGGCGGGTACGCAGGCCGAACCGGGCAGCCTGCTGCGCCTGTCGGCTATCGGCATCGGCGATGTCGAGCCGCCGCAGGCGGTGATGGCGGTGACTGGAGAGGCGCTGATGCCGCCATCGCCGGTCCATCTTCATGCGCAGGCGGACGGTGCGGGCGGGTGGACGATCGGCTGGACCCGCCGCAGCCGCAACGGCTGGCGCTGGCTGAGCGGGAGCGACACGCCGCTGGGCGAGGAGCGCGAGCTTTATGCGGTCGCGGTGATGGACGGTGCGGCGATCGTGCGGCGCGCCGAGACGGACGCGCCCGGCTGGACCTATGCCGGCACGATGATCGCCGACGACGACATGGCGGGGCGGACGGTGGCGGTGGAGGTCCGCCAGGTCGGCACCTTCGCGACCGGGCGGGCCGGGCGCATCATGATTTCGGTGTGA
- a CDS encoding phage head-tail connector protein, producing MRTEAESGALAASLAELKAYLRIETGGEDAVLAGLLRSAATLCEQFVGQWLVARAARETVAGDGGWQRLSARPVLSIENVAAVDADGVSEALPVDAYAVDIDAAGDGWVRSTRAGDRRVLAVQYRAGMAGEMNGLPEALRQGIVRLAADHYLARGAESAAPPAVVSALWRPFRRMRLA from the coding sequence ATGCGGACGGAAGCGGAGAGCGGGGCGCTGGCGGCGTCGCTGGCGGAACTGAAGGCCTATCTGCGGATCGAGACGGGCGGGGAGGATGCGGTGCTGGCGGGATTGCTGCGCAGCGCGGCGACATTGTGCGAGCAGTTCGTCGGCCAGTGGCTGGTCGCTCGGGCGGCGCGCGAGACGGTGGCGGGCGACGGCGGCTGGCAAAGGCTGTCGGCGCGGCCGGTGCTGAGCATCGAGAACGTCGCGGCGGTGGATGCCGACGGAGTGAGCGAGGCTCTGCCGGTGGACGCCTATGCCGTGGACATCGATGCGGCAGGGGACGGCTGGGTGCGATCGACGCGGGCCGGGGACCGGCGTGTGCTGGCGGTCCAGTATCGCGCGGGAATGGCGGGGGAGATGAACGGGCTGCCGGAGGCTTTGCGGCAGGGGATCGTGCGTCTGGCGGCGGACCATTATCTGGCGCGTGGCGCCGAGAGCGCCGCGCCGCCGGCCGTCGTGAGCGCGCTGTGGCGGCCGTTCCGGCGGATGCGGCTGGCATGA
- a CDS encoding YbaN family protein translates to MRRHLYLIAGSISISLGLIGIFLPLLPTVPFMILAAFCFARSSPRLEAKLLDHPHFGPHIRSWRERGAISRRGKKAALAAFAFSALLALLLSPWPWYLLPIAAALVGGGWIWTRPEA, encoded by the coding sequence ATGCGGCGGCATCTTTACCTCATCGCCGGCTCTATCTCGATCAGTCTTGGCCTGATCGGCATATTCCTGCCGCTTCTCCCTACCGTGCCCTTCATGATCCTCGCCGCTTTCTGCTTCGCACGCTCCAGCCCACGCCTTGAAGCAAAGCTGCTCGATCACCCGCATTTCGGCCCGCATATCCGGAGCTGGCGCGAACGCGGCGCAATCAGCCGCCGGGGCAAGAAAGCCGCGCTCGCTGCTTTCGCCTTCAGCGCGCTGCTGGCATTGCTCCTGTCCCCCTGGCCCTGGTATCTGCTGCCCATCGCTGCCGCTCTGGTAGGCGGCGGCTGGATCTGGACACGGCCGGAAGCCTGA
- a CDS encoding DUF2163 domain-containing protein translates to MSAGLDEPLCTLAFCWRIERRDGVTIGLTSHDRDLEMGGLTYRAAPGMTPSAVRSGIGLDGDDSDVAGALSSDAISESDLMAGRWDGAALELRLTQWEEPGALWLLLAAGEIGAVSRKGSSFSAELIGAAAVLGAPVAPSTSPDCRARLGDRACRVDLAARRRIVSVAGVEAAEVAVSGLAAGVYAFGTLRWLSGPNAGLVQAVVDNGADGVTLADPPAFAVTAGTLALLTEGCDRQLATCAGRFGNAVNFRGEPYLPGMDLLTRYPGA, encoded by the coding sequence ATGAGCGCGGGGCTGGACGAGCCGCTCTGCACGCTGGCCTTTTGCTGGCGGATCGAGCGGCGCGACGGGGTGACGATCGGCCTGACCAGCCATGATCGCGACCTGGAGATGGGCGGCCTGACCTATCGCGCCGCGCCGGGGATGACGCCTTCCGCGGTGCGATCGGGCATCGGGCTGGACGGGGACGATAGCGATGTCGCGGGCGCGCTGAGCAGTGATGCGATCAGCGAGAGCGACCTGATGGCGGGGCGATGGGACGGGGCGGCGCTGGAGTTGCGGCTGACGCAGTGGGAGGAACCGGGTGCGCTGTGGCTGCTGCTGGCGGCGGGCGAGATCGGCGCGGTGTCGCGCAAGGGAAGCAGCTTCTCCGCCGAGTTGATCGGCGCGGCGGCGGTGCTGGGCGCGCCGGTCGCGCCCTCCACCTCGCCCGATTGCCGGGCGCGGCTGGGTGATCGGGCGTGCCGGGTCGATCTGGCGGCGCGGCGGCGGATCGTGTCGGTCGCGGGCGTGGAGGCGGCTGAGGTGGCGGTGAGCGGGCTGGCGGCGGGGGTCTATGCCTTCGGCACGCTGCGCTGGCTCAGCGGACCCAATGCCGGGCTGGTGCAGGCGGTGGTGGATAATGGCGCGGACGGGGTGACTTTGGCCGATCCGCCGGCCTTTGCGGTGACGGCGGGGACGCTGGCGCTGCTGACCGAAGGGTGCGATCGGCAACTGGCGACCTGCGCCGGGCGCTTTGGCAATGCGGTGAATTTCCGGGGCGAGCCTTATCTGCCGGGAATGGACCTGCTGACCCGTTATCCCGGCGCATGA
- a CDS encoding OmpA family protein, with protein MRKLALAAALATTALATPALARDDSWYVGVDAGVLLVEDQDITFTPGNAGAASNTISGVDYHKGYDFDANIGYDFGGFRLEAEAAYKRAKVDLDKSGFGGAASALSFMLNGLLDFGPDDGLQGFVGGGVGVSRGKLANDLVNDSDTGFAWQAIAGVRYPVTNNVDVSLKYRFFNQDDIKLIPAYTTIGGPAGSTADTKLRTHSLLLGLTYNFGAPAEAAPPPPPPPPPPPPPPPPPPPPPAAECAPGPYIVFFEWDKSDITPDAATILDNAVSAYSSCGSAQVMLAGHADKSGSASYNVGLSQRRADATKAYLASKGIPDGVMTTQAFGESQPRVETADGVREVQNRRVEISYGPGSGQ; from the coding sequence ATGCGGAAGCTTGCCCTCGCGGCTGCGCTTGCGACCACAGCCCTGGCCACCCCGGCCTTGGCGCGTGATGACAGCTGGTATGTTGGCGTAGACGCCGGCGTGCTGCTGGTCGAAGACCAGGACATCACTTTCACCCCCGGTAACGCTGGTGCCGCCAGCAATACCATTTCGGGCGTGGACTACCATAAGGGTTATGATTTCGACGCCAACATCGGCTACGACTTCGGCGGTTTCCGTCTGGAAGCCGAAGCTGCCTACAAGCGCGCGAAGGTCGACCTCGACAAGAGCGGCTTCGGCGGCGCGGCCTCTGCCCTGTCGTTCATGCTGAACGGTTTGCTCGACTTCGGTCCCGATGACGGCCTGCAGGGCTTCGTCGGCGGCGGTGTCGGCGTGTCGCGCGGCAAGCTGGCCAACGACCTGGTGAATGACAGCGACACCGGCTTCGCCTGGCAGGCGATCGCGGGCGTTCGCTACCCGGTCACCAACAATGTCGATGTCTCGCTGAAGTATCGCTTCTTCAACCAGGACGACATCAAGCTGATCCCGGCTTACACCACCATTGGTGGCCCCGCCGGTTCGACCGCAGACACCAAGCTGCGCACGCACAGCCTGCTGCTCGGCCTGACCTACAACTTCGGCGCTCCGGCTGAAGCGGCTCCGCCGCCTCCGCCTCCGCCGCCGCCGCCCCCGCCGCCCCCGCCGCCTCCGCCGCCTCCGCCGGCAGCCGAGTGTGCGCCTGGGCCGTACATTGTCTTCTTCGAATGGGACAAGTCGGACATCACGCCTGACGCCGCCACCATTCTGGACAATGCGGTTTCGGCCTACAGCAGCTGCGGCAGCGCCCAGGTCATGCTGGCCGGCCACGCGGACAAGTCGGGTTCGGCTTCGTACAACGTCGGCCTGTCGCAGCGCCGCGCTGACGCCACCAAGGCCTATCTGGCCTCGAAGGGTATCCCGGATGGTGTCATGACCACCCAGGCCTTCGGTGAATCGCAGCCGCGCGTCGAAACTGCCGACGGCGTCCGCGAAGTCCAGAACCGTCGCGTGGAAATCAGCTACGGTCCGGGTTCGGGTCAGTAA